One genomic region from Petrotoga sp. 9PWA.NaAc.5.4 encodes:
- a CDS encoding respiratory chain complex I subunit 1 family protein — protein MSYLIALLVIIVGFLWQLSLDGIQRKVTAKVHRRVGPPWYQTFMDIFKALSKSSISHGFIYDFGVMMALGGTIATFMFLPFGNIVAFEGLDNFFVVVYLLAVGSLGMAMSASGSGNAWAGIGIMRALTQMLAYEVPFMIVVFAMIHAYGTSSLSELAHIQQINGILGWHIFTMPLGAIVAFISLLGMLTKVPFDTPIAPTEIASGPMVEYGGKHFGMLMLQHEFATLVEVGLFVNLFLGGGNLLEYLIKYFLVYTLVTLIYSVSARFRIENVVTYFYRVPIILSLIQTAIVIFTGLGVNV, from the coding sequence ATGAGTTACTTGATAGCATTATTGGTAATTATCGTTGGTTTTTTATGGCAATTAAGCTTAGATGGGATTCAAAGAAAAGTTACAGCTAAGGTTCATAGAAGAGTGGGACCTCCATGGTACCAAACATTTATGGATATATTTAAAGCGTTATCAAAATCATCCATATCCCATGGTTTTATATATGATTTTGGAGTTATGATGGCTTTAGGTGGAACAATAGCTACTTTTATGTTTTTGCCTTTTGGAAATATAGTGGCTTTTGAAGGTTTAGATAATTTCTTTGTGGTTGTTTATCTTTTAGCAGTAGGATCATTAGGTATGGCAATGAGTGCTTCTGGATCAGGAAATGCTTGGGCGGGTATAGGTATAATGAGGGCATTAACTCAAATGCTTGCCTATGAAGTTCCTTTTATGATTGTAGTATTTGCAATGATACATGCATACGGCACTTCTTCTTTAAGTGAATTAGCCCATATACAACAAATAAATGGGATTTTAGGATGGCATATCTTTACCATGCCTCTTGGTGCAATAGTAGCTTTTATCTCTCTTTTGGGTATGTTAACTAAAGTGCCTTTTGATACCCCCATAGCCCCAACAGAAATAGCTTCGGGACCTATGGTTGAATACGGAGGTAAACATTTCGGTATGTTGATGTTACAACATGAATTTGCTACTTTAGTAGAAGTAGGATTATTTGTGAACCTATTTTTAGGTGGAGGGAACTTATTGGAATATCTAATAAAATACTTTTTGGTCTATACATTAGTAACTTTAATATACAGTGTATCGGCTCGTTTTAGAATAGAAAACGTGGTTACATATTTCTACAGAGTGCCAATCATTCTTTCTCTTATTCAAACAGCTATAGTGATTTTTACAGGACTGGGGGTGAACGTATGA
- a CDS encoding NADH-quinone oxidoreductase subunit B family protein, with protein sequence MSNKDQITEVNIFEEDLNDTTTFWEKIRNIFRGKSLWMLHYCTGCGAVELPPTMTARFDMERLGMGPMATPRQADVLLITGYLSVKTLRRVIYTYEQMMFPKYLVGFGSCTINGGIYYDSYAVINRLDYYLPVDLYVAGCMPRPEAIMNTFKTLENMITKGEANGWKKYVENYEWYRKNQIRSLGEVYVKDEFHE encoded by the coding sequence ATGAGTAACAAAGACCAAATAACAGAAGTAAATATTTTCGAAGAAGATTTAAACGATACTACGACGTTTTGGGAAAAGATAAGGAATATATTTAGAGGAAAATCCCTTTGGATGCTTCACTATTGTACAGGTTGCGGAGCAGTTGAGTTACCTCCTACTATGACAGCAAGATTTGACATGGAAAGATTAGGAATGGGACCTATGGCAACTCCTCGTCAAGCAGACGTTTTATTGATAACTGGTTATCTAAGCGTTAAAACATTAAGAAGAGTAATATACACTTACGAACAAATGATGTTTCCAAAATATCTTGTTGGATTCGGTTCTTGTACTATAAATGGAGGAATATATTATGATTCTTATGCTGTGATAAATAGACTCGATTACTATCTTCCTGTAGATTTATACGTTGCAGGGTGTATGCCACGACCTGAAGCAATAATGAATACTTTTAAGACCTTAGAAAACATGATAACAAAGGGTGAAGCTAATGGATGGAAAAAATATGTAGAAAACTACGAATGGTACAGAAAAAACCAGATCCGTTCCTTAGGGGAGGTGTACGTAAAAGATGAATTTCACGAATGA
- a CDS encoding NADH-quinone oxidoreductase subunit C, protein MNFTNDSKSIISILEKSYDIKEYSTPKNNEISITVDQNDLPAVLTYLKSLGWKQLSLLTCVDWIKENKFELVYILFNWTNAKTFIVRTKIERENPQYISIVNIFPGAKYYERDVHEFFGVKFEGNEDSEKPLFLELWDDKPPLRKDFDPLEYSKRKFPDRQYDVEVAKKVAIEGEKSERT, encoded by the coding sequence ATGAATTTCACGAATGATTCTAAAAGTATTATAAGTATCTTAGAAAAAAGCTACGATATAAAAGAGTATTCTACGCCGAAAAATAATGAAATAAGTATTACCGTTGATCAAAACGATCTACCCGCTGTATTGACTTACTTAAAGAGTTTAGGTTGGAAACAGTTAAGCTTATTGACTTGTGTAGATTGGATAAAGGAAAACAAGTTTGAATTAGTTTATATATTATTCAATTGGACAAACGCTAAAACATTCATAGTAAGAACCAAAATAGAAAGAGAAAATCCTCAATATATTAGTATAGTTAATATTTTCCCAGGTGCCAAGTACTACGAAAGAGATGTACATGAATTCTTTGGTGTAAAATTCGAAGGTAATGAGGATTCTGAAAAGCCGCTGTTTTTAGAGTTGTGGGATGATAAACCGCCTTTAAGAAAAGACTTTGATCCTTTGGAATATTCAAAAAGAAAATTTCCTGATAGACAGTACGATGTTGAAGTTGCGAAGAAAGTGGCAATAGAAGGTGAAAAAAGTGAAAGAACTTAA
- a CDS encoding NADH-quinone oxidoreductase subunit D, translating into MKELKLYLGPNHPGMHGNYSVHMYVDGDTIVRARPMPGMLHRGFEKLMERRYWMNNLALIPRICVPEPDINEMVYAMAIEELTGVEVPERAHWIRMIILELARIANHLMSLGGIGGPVGLYTGPNWGLADRDLILDIFEEITGARIYHMYIVPGGVRKDINKETLEKIKSFLDYLESRLPEYEDLILKNPLVIRRTKDKILLPAEVVWELGVTGIGMRSAVGEAYDIRKVDPYARYDQVDFYVPTANYSDGYTRLYFKYIEIYQSIKIIRQTIEKMPKEGKVWNKISVGNALRWRVPKGQVYTHIECTRGEYGYYLVSEGEDKPYRVAVKGASYPQGLLGVEKYMPGIRIEDAALWMETMGVCPPEIDR; encoded by the coding sequence GTGAAAGAACTTAAATTATACTTAGGGCCTAATCATCCTGGTATGCATGGTAATTACAGTGTTCACATGTATGTAGATGGAGATACCATAGTTAGAGCAAGGCCTATGCCAGGTATGTTACATAGAGGGTTTGAAAAACTTATGGAAAGAAGATATTGGATGAATAATCTTGCATTAATTCCGAGGATATGTGTTCCAGAACCAGATATAAATGAAATGGTGTATGCTATGGCGATAGAAGAATTAACCGGAGTGGAAGTACCTGAAAGAGCTCATTGGATTCGAATGATTATCTTAGAATTGGCAAGAATAGCGAATCATTTGATGTCTTTGGGAGGTATAGGTGGACCAGTAGGTTTATATACGGGACCAAATTGGGGTCTTGCTGATAGGGATTTAATTTTAGATATATTTGAAGAAATAACAGGCGCAAGAATATACCATATGTACATAGTACCAGGTGGTGTTAGAAAAGATATAAACAAAGAAACGTTAGAGAAGATCAAAAGTTTTCTTGATTACTTGGAGAGCAGACTTCCAGAGTATGAAGATTTAATACTTAAAAATCCATTAGTCATTAGAAGAACAAAAGATAAAATATTATTACCTGCAGAGGTTGTTTGGGAATTAGGCGTTACTGGTATTGGAATGAGATCAGCTGTAGGAGAAGCCTATGATATAAGAAAAGTTGATCCTTACGCAAGGTATGATCAAGTTGATTTCTACGTTCCAACTGCAAATTACTCTGATGGGTACACAAGACTCTATTTTAAATATATAGAAATATATCAGAGTATAAAAATAATAAGGCAAACAATAGAAAAGATGCCAAAAGAAGGAAAAGTATGGAACAAAATTTCTGTTGGAAATGCTTTACGATGGAGAGTGCCAAAAGGACAAGTTTATACACATATTGAATGTACCAGAGGAGAATACGGGTATTACTTGGTTTCTGAAGGAGAAGATAAACCTTATAGGGTAGCTGTTAAAGGGGCTTCGTATCCCCAAGGATTATTGGGAGTGGAAAAATATATGCCTGGAATTAGAATTGAAGATGCAGCTCTTTGGATGGAAACAATGGGAGTATGTCCTCCTGAAATTGATCGATAA
- a CDS encoding FAD-dependent oxidoreductase, with the protein MKTPEKSFFAPAKAWKYLTRKPVTIPMDDILTTPREASDRYRGFHVNDWEKCIGCGTCSKICPTDAITMIEFKELPDVEGSKAERPSIDYGRCSFCGLCVDICTTGSLQMTKEYLHISKDPSTFFFIPTEDGIHRMKKSLGYVRDENSDLLGLEREEMEIDPPEVRKTSFIEMVKGFSKEQAIKEASRCVDCSICEKTCPAHMNIADYIRDIYIDDLETGLKDLYKTNPLPAVCGRMCTHKCETVCSIGHRGEPVAIRWLKRYIVDNVPQEKYREILNQEVIKRANAKVAIIGAGPAGLSAAYFLSLMGYEITIYEEKNRPGGVLNYGGPSYRLPDYAFEQDVNYIKSLGVKIITNTKVGKDITLEELREKCDVIFASTGFNKGRKLPIEGADHEKVYDSLTILEEMKNYVRGEGSKPYIPKSLVVIGGGNVAMDVARSMLRLQNLENGESEVHVLSLERTFDEMPADEDEIVEGKEEGVNFHLGWGPVKVVVEDGKLKGVLFKKCVEVFDENGRFNPKYDESKTMMVEADMVVMTVGQAPDYSYLPEDIQNKITIERGKIKTNEYGQVKGVPWLFAGGDIVNGPDIIHGIADGHRAAQGIDKYIMEEKIVK; encoded by the coding sequence ATGAAAACACCTGAAAAAAGTTTTTTTGCTCCTGCAAAAGCGTGGAAGTATCTAACAAGAAAGCCTGTAACTATTCCCATGGATGACATATTAACTACTCCTCGAGAAGCATCTGATAGGTATAGAGGATTTCATGTAAATGATTGGGAAAAATGCATAGGTTGTGGAACTTGCTCAAAAATATGTCCTACTGATGCCATAACAATGATAGAATTTAAAGAACTTCCAGACGTCGAAGGGTCCAAAGCAGAAAGACCTTCAATAGATTATGGAAGATGTAGTTTTTGTGGATTGTGTGTGGATATATGTACGACGGGTTCATTGCAAATGACAAAAGAATATTTACATATATCAAAAGATCCAAGCACCTTCTTTTTTATACCTACAGAAGATGGGATTCATAGAATGAAAAAATCACTTGGTTACGTTAGAGATGAAAATTCAGATCTACTTGGTTTAGAAAGAGAAGAAATGGAAATCGATCCACCAGAAGTCAGAAAAACATCCTTTATTGAAATGGTTAAGGGATTTTCAAAAGAGCAGGCGATAAAAGAGGCTTCTCGTTGTGTAGATTGTAGTATATGTGAAAAAACTTGTCCTGCACATATGAATATAGCAGATTATATAAGAGATATCTATATAGACGACCTTGAAACAGGGTTAAAAGATCTTTACAAGACCAATCCATTGCCAGCAGTTTGTGGAAGAATGTGCACACACAAATGTGAAACTGTATGTTCCATAGGTCATAGAGGAGAACCCGTTGCTATTAGATGGTTGAAAAGATATATAGTAGACAATGTTCCCCAAGAAAAATATAGAGAAATTTTGAATCAAGAAGTTATAAAAAGGGCAAACGCCAAAGTTGCTATAATAGGAGCAGGACCTGCCGGGCTTTCTGCTGCATACTTTCTATCTCTGATGGGATATGAAATAACCATATACGAAGAAAAAAACAGGCCTGGAGGAGTACTTAACTACGGTGGCCCTTCTTATAGATTACCGGATTATGCCTTTGAGCAAGATGTCAATTATATAAAATCTTTGGGAGTAAAAATAATAACAAACACAAAAGTTGGGAAAGATATCACCTTAGAAGAATTAAGGGAAAAATGCGATGTAATATTCGCATCTACAGGATTTAACAAAGGGAGGAAACTGCCAATTGAGGGAGCAGACCACGAAAAAGTCTATGATTCCTTGACTATTTTAGAAGAAATGAAAAACTACGTAAGAGGAGAAGGATCAAAGCCATACATTCCTAAATCATTAGTGGTTATTGGTGGAGGAAATGTAGCAATGGATGTTGCAAGATCTATGCTTAGACTTCAAAACTTAGAAAATGGTGAATCGGAAGTTCATGTATTAAGTTTAGAAAGAACTTTCGATGAAATGCCCGCAGACGAAGATGAAATTGTAGAGGGTAAAGAAGAGGGAGTAAACTTTCATCTTGGCTGGGGACCAGTAAAAGTAGTAGTTGAAGACGGCAAATTGAAAGGGGTACTATTTAAAAAATGTGTAGAAGTATTTGATGAAAATGGAAGATTTAATCCAAAATATGATGAATCAAAAACAATGATGGTTGAAGCAGACATGGTTGTTATGACCGTAGGACAAGCTCCAGATTATTCTTATTTACCAGAAGATATACAAAATAAAATAACGATAGAAAGAGGAAAAATCAAAACAAACGAATACGGTCAAGTTAAAGGAGTACCTTGGCTGTTTGCAGGTGGAGATATAGTAAATGGGCCAGACATCATACATGGAATTGCTGACGGGCATCGAGCAGCACAAGGAATAGATAAGTATATAATGGAAGAAAAGATAGTTAAATAA
- a CDS encoding sugar MFS transporter, with amino-acid sequence MLALLVIIYISFISLGLPDSLLGSAWPVMYKDLSVSVSYAGILSMIVSLGTVVSSFLSARFIKRFGTGRVTLVSVSMTAIALIGFGLSHSFFLLLFLAIPLGLGAGSVDAALNNFVALHYEAKHMNWLHSFWGVGVTTGPVIMSFWLAKNNNWNMGYITIGIIQSVLVVVLIISLPLWNNSPIEKKRTQNHGNKGEDIKALSLSQILKIPKSKMALLAFFSYCSLELTTGLWASSYAVNNYGVLSEIAAFWTSVYYLGITIGRFFSGFMSIRFSNKQLIKIGLSIIFVGITLIILPLPVWKIPIGLSFIGLGCAPIYPSMLHQTPRIFGKELSQSMMGVQMAFAYSGSTFTPLLFGLIAEYINISLFPAFLLILAFILLFTTEIVNGKIIFDE; translated from the coding sequence ATGTTAGCTTTACTCGTAATCATTTACATATCTTTCATCAGTCTCGGCTTACCTGACTCCCTTTTGGGATCTGCTTGGCCAGTCATGTATAAAGATTTATCTGTTTCTGTTTCATATGCAGGAATCCTTTCAATGATAGTCTCATTAGGAACTGTAGTTTCAAGTTTTTTGAGCGCGAGATTTATAAAAAGATTCGGAACGGGAAGAGTTACCTTAGTGAGTGTATCAATGACAGCTATCGCGTTAATTGGTTTTGGCTTATCTCATTCTTTTTTTCTTTTGTTGTTTCTTGCAATTCCTCTTGGATTAGGTGCAGGCTCAGTTGATGCTGCTTTGAATAACTTTGTTGCCTTGCATTATGAAGCAAAACACATGAATTGGTTGCATAGCTTTTGGGGAGTCGGAGTAACAACAGGACCTGTAATTATGTCTTTTTGGCTTGCAAAGAATAATAACTGGAATATGGGTTATATAACAATAGGCATCATTCAAAGTGTTTTAGTTGTTGTTTTAATAATATCTCTCCCACTTTGGAATAACTCACCAATAGAAAAAAAGAGAACACAAAACCATGGTAATAAAGGAGAAGATATTAAAGCACTTTCTTTATCTCAAATTTTAAAAATTCCAAAATCTAAGATGGCATTACTTGCTTTTTTTTCTTACTGTTCTTTAGAATTAACAACCGGACTTTGGGCAAGCAGTTATGCGGTAAATAATTATGGAGTGTTATCAGAGATTGCCGCTTTTTGGACATCTGTTTATTATTTAGGAATCACTATAGGTCGTTTTTTTTCTGGTTTTATGTCCATTAGATTTTCAAACAAACAATTAATCAAAATTGGTTTAAGTATTATTTTTGTTGGAATTACACTGATTATACTGCCTTTGCCCGTTTGGAAAATTCCTATTGGATTATCCTTTATAGGGTTAGGCTGTGCACCTATTTATCCTAGCATGCTTCATCAGACTCCCAGGATATTTGGTAAAGAACTTTCTCAGTCAATGATGGGTGTTCAGATGGCGTTTGCTTATAGTGGTTCTACTTTTACACCCCTCTTATTTGGTTTAATTGCCGAGTATATTAATATTTCATTATTTCCTGCTTTTCTTTTGATATTGGCTTTTATTTTATTATTTACAACTGAAATTGTAAATGGTAAAATTATTTTTGATGAATAA
- a CDS encoding BMP family protein, translated as MKKFTSILLFMVLILTSSFSFKVVMVTDAGGLGDKSFNDGTWEGIQMAVREFKGVEGDVIISKEQTDYLSNLSRAAQNADLVVGVGFLMSDVLFSVAAQYPDTYFIGIDIEPSPGQIIPGNLALYTFKEEEAGFLLGYIAASMSKTNKVGFIGGLEIPPVKRYEIGYKSGVKAYNDIKGKKVEVITGYVGSFTDAGKTKQIALSQYNLGADIVFTGVTTGAVIDAAKEKGSSFYELPMNAPLHQIIDKYYEKGMGYFVIGYDMDQDFMAPGYVLTSSRKKVDVATFEGISSAIFDRVFQSGHHVLGIADDAVGLSQMKYTKGMVPNEAIAELAYLEKLVKDKEISIPNNESSLNIFNLSHITFPF; from the coding sequence ATGAAAAAGTTTACATCGATACTTTTATTTATGGTTCTTATTCTAACAAGCAGTTTTTCGTTTAAGGTCGTTATGGTTACTGATGCAGGTGGATTAGGAGACAAATCATTTAATGACGGAACTTGGGAAGGCATTCAAATGGCAGTAAGAGAGTTTAAAGGTGTTGAAGGTGACGTTATTATTTCTAAAGAACAGACTGATTATTTATCGAATTTGAGTAGAGCGGCTCAAAATGCTGATTTAGTTGTGGGAGTAGGTTTTTTAATGTCTGACGTACTTTTTAGTGTTGCAGCTCAATATCCAGATACATATTTCATCGGAATTGATATCGAACCTTCCCCAGGTCAAATTATTCCCGGAAATCTTGCTCTTTATACTTTTAAAGAAGAAGAAGCCGGCTTTTTATTAGGATATATTGCGGCTTCTATGTCAAAAACTAACAAAGTAGGCTTTATTGGAGGATTGGAAATTCCTCCAGTAAAAAGATATGAAATAGGTTATAAATCAGGAGTAAAAGCCTACAATGACATTAAAGGTAAAAAAGTTGAAGTTATAACGGGTTATGTAGGCAGTTTTACAGATGCTGGAAAAACAAAGCAAATAGCCCTTTCTCAATATAATCTGGGAGCTGACATAGTATTTACAGGAGTAACAACGGGAGCAGTTATAGATGCTGCAAAAGAAAAAGGTTCTTCTTTTTATGAACTACCAATGAATGCTCCATTACATCAAATAATAGATAAATACTATGAAAAAGGAATGGGATATTTTGTAATAGGGTATGATATGGATCAAGATTTTATGGCTCCTGGCTATGTTTTAACGAGTTCGAGAAAAAAGGTAGATGTTGCAACTTTTGAAGGAATTTCATCCGCAATCTTTGACAGAGTTTTTCAATCAGGACATCACGTGTTAGGAATAGCTGATGATGCAGTAGGTCTTTCGCAAATGAAATATACAAAAGGGATGGTACCTAATGAGGCGATAGCTGAATTAGCTTATTTAGAAAAACTTGTTAAAGATAAAGAAATTTCTATCCCTAATAATGAATCTTCGCTAAATATATTTAACTTATCTCATATAACTTTTCCATTTTAA
- a CDS encoding dienelactone hydrolase family protein: protein MSVNFNYVKKEIDFSKAYLNKGKMFKESLIKFDSLYSFPKKGTKTIELYLFEPKQKAVGSVLILHGLGTKNITYILRIGRYFSHLGVRAIVPILPDNYTRTSDGSTSGKNYFSDSMEKISNTWEHAVVDILTILDFLKAHELWHEKNCLIGYCLGGMISVIVNALSSSINHNFIIASGGNMAELIWHSPTLEYARRELLNNKDESTFLDNKDLLIKTFNDAFKELERFRSVDEILNSNIHPLLKVDPAIYAKFVPREKVTFLEAAFDMTLPKSTRKILWLNLGKPNKIVLPIDHISWLPFQRLISNIIVNQMKFEGIAYQFINLKYIAKFEK from the coding sequence ATGTCTGTAAATTTTAATTATGTTAAGAAAGAGATAGATTTTTCAAAAGCATATTTAAATAAAGGAAAAATGTTTAAAGAATCTCTAATAAAATTTGATTCTTTATATAGTTTTCCTAAAAAAGGTACTAAAACGATAGAACTTTATCTTTTTGAACCTAAACAAAAAGCTGTTGGGTCTGTTTTAATTCTTCATGGATTGGGAACTAAAAATATAACCTATATTCTAAGAATAGGTCGTTATTTTTCTCATTTAGGCGTTAGAGCAATTGTTCCTATTCTTCCTGATAATTATACAAGAACATCAGATGGTTCTACAAGTGGGAAAAATTACTTTTCTGATAGCATGGAAAAGATTTCAAACACCTGGGAACATGCTGTGGTAGATATATTAACTATATTGGATTTTCTTAAAGCACATGAATTATGGCATGAAAAAAATTGTTTAATCGGATATTGTTTAGGAGGTATGATTTCAGTTATAGTCAATGCTTTAAGCTCAAGTATTAATCATAATTTTATAATTGCCAGTGGTGGAAACATGGCTGAACTTATTTGGCATTCTCCCACTCTCGAATATGCAAGAAGGGAGCTATTAAATAATAAAGACGAATCAACTTTTTTGGATAATAAAGACCTTTTGATAAAAACTTTTAATGATGCTTTTAAAGAATTAGAAAGGTTTAGATCTGTTGATGAAATTTTAAATAGTAATATTCATCCTTTATTAAAGGTTGATCCGGCAATATACGCTAAATTTGTTCCACGAGAAAAAGTTACTTTTTTGGAAGCTGCCTTTGATATGACTTTACCAAAAAGCACAAGAAAAATACTTTGGCTCAATTTAGGAAAACCAAACAAAATAGTGTTGCCTATAGACCATATAAGTTGGTTACCTTTTCAAAGATTGATTTCTAATATCATTGTGAATCAAATGAAATTTGAAGGAATAGCTTACCAGTTTATTAATCTTAAATATATCGCTAAGTTTGAAAAATAA
- a CDS encoding alpha/beta hydrolase — protein MKFDIYFPSKKKNAFPVVFFAHGGGWITGSRKLASATAWAKFLASRGFAVVSIDYRYAYFHKYEALIEDYSNALQYIKTHAKDLNIDKNKIILMGTSAGGTLSLYYAAYHTFNHNWEEMQGITGVVSWYAPADLLDLWNQQVESLFAKFAITTTMKGSPKRKIEDYKLYSPINYVSKYMIPTLLVHGKKDTTVPVDSSIKLYKKLKEFGVDVSLLIHPKGDHSFELELKDFLTIKFVEKTVNFMKEVCEKEKSVVLN, from the coding sequence TTGAAATTTGACATATATTTTCCTTCAAAAAAGAAAAATGCCTTTCCCGTTGTTTTCTTTGCACATGGGGGAGGCTGGATAACTGGAAGTAGAAAGTTGGCAAGTGCTACTGCCTGGGCAAAATTTTTAGCCAGTAGGGGATTTGCGGTAGTTTCCATTGATTATAGGTATGCTTATTTTCACAAATATGAAGCATTAATAGAAGATTATTCTAACGCTTTGCAATATATAAAAACTCATGCTAAGGATTTAAATATTGATAAAAACAAAATTATCTTAATGGGAACATCTGCAGGCGGTACATTATCTCTTTATTATGCTGCTTATCATACCTTTAATCATAATTGGGAGGAAATGCAAGGTATAACAGGAGTAGTTTCATGGTATGCGCCAGCAGATCTATTAGACTTATGGAATCAACAAGTTGAATCACTCTTTGCAAAGTTTGCAATTACTACTACTATGAAAGGATCTCCGAAAAGAAAAATAGAAGATTATAAATTGTATTCTCCCATAAATTATGTCTCTAAATATATGATCCCAACACTTTTGGTTCATGGTAAAAAAGACACTACTGTTCCTGTAGATTCTTCTATAAAACTTTATAAAAAATTAAAAGAATTTGGAGTCGATGTTTCTTTACTTATTCATCCTAAAGGAGATCATTCTTTTGAATTAGAGTTAAAAGATTTTTTGACGATAAAATTTGTTGAAAAAACAGTGAATTTTATGAAGGAAGTTTGTGAGAAAGAAAAATCTGTTGTTTTAAACTAA